One stretch of Paenibacillus sp. FSL R5-0341 DNA includes these proteins:
- a CDS encoding M20 family metallopeptidase, which produces MTSNKSQILTVIDQYASRFKAISSYIGANPELGNEEYLASARLKEELVFHGFTVEAPILGLDTAFIGTYSAAKPGPTIALLCEYDALPEIGHACGHHLICMMSLGAAVGLKSILDEVGGTLKVFGTPAEETRGAKVPMAEAGLFDDCDVALMAHPYYAYEKSGSSLAIDAVQFEFHGRSSHAAASPHEGINALDAVIQTFNGINAFRQQVKSTVRIHGVINNGGQAANIIPDYASAQFYVRAATRKELNILTERVIQIAEGSALQTGCKLVTSNYETSYDEMVTNEAFSAAFSQNLMELGIPQEEIVSGNDHGSMDIGNVSLKCPAIHPYIRVVDEVHTLHSIAFRDLALQERALDGMILGAKALATTAYDVLSQPELLQSIRTEFEQAIR; this is translated from the coding sequence ATGACATCTAACAAATCACAGATCCTGACGGTTATTGATCAATATGCTTCCCGTTTTAAAGCCATTTCATCATATATTGGCGCCAACCCCGAACTGGGAAATGAAGAGTATCTCGCTTCTGCCCGTTTGAAAGAAGAGCTGGTCTTCCACGGTTTCACGGTAGAGGCTCCCATTCTCGGACTGGACACAGCTTTTATCGGAACCTATTCGGCCGCCAAACCCGGCCCTACTATCGCATTACTGTGTGAGTATGACGCTTTGCCGGAGATCGGTCACGCCTGTGGTCACCATCTAATCTGCATGATGAGTCTTGGAGCTGCTGTTGGGCTGAAATCCATTCTGGATGAAGTAGGTGGAACCCTTAAAGTGTTCGGTACCCCCGCTGAAGAGACACGTGGTGCTAAAGTTCCGATGGCGGAAGCAGGTTTGTTCGATGACTGCGATGTCGCTCTCATGGCGCATCCGTATTATGCCTACGAAAAGTCCGGCAGCTCACTGGCTATTGATGCTGTTCAATTTGAATTCCATGGCCGCTCTTCACATGCTGCTGCAAGCCCGCACGAAGGCATTAATGCACTTGATGCTGTCATTCAAACATTCAACGGGATCAACGCATTCCGACAACAAGTGAAAAGCACCGTTCGTATTCATGGTGTGATTAACAACGGCGGTCAGGCGGCAAACATCATTCCTGACTACGCTTCAGCCCAATTTTATGTACGTGCAGCAACCCGAAAAGAACTGAATATCCTCACAGAGCGTGTGATTCAGATTGCTGAAGGATCTGCTCTACAGACAGGTTGCAAGCTGGTGACGTCCAACTATGAAACGTCTTACGACGAGATGGTGACCAATGAAGCATTTTCAGCTGCGTTTAGTCAAAATCTGATGGAACTCGGCATCCCGCAAGAAGAAATTGTGAGTGGTAACGATCATGGCTCGATGGACATCGGTAACGTTTCTCTAAAATGTCCTGCCATCCATCCCTACATCCGTGTTGTGGATGAGGTGCACACACTGCACTCCATAGCTTTCCGTGATCTTGCACTACAAGAACGTGCGCTGGACGGCATGATTCTGGGAGCCAAGGCACTCGCTACAACAGCCTACGACGTTCTGAGCCAGCCGGAGCTGCTTCAATCCATCCGTACAGAGTTTGAGCAAGCGATTCGCTAA
- a CDS encoding ABC transporter permease subunit (The N-terminal region of this protein, as described by TIGR01726, is a three transmembrane segment that identifies a subfamily of ABC transporter permease subunits, which specificities that include histidine, arginine, glutamine, glutamate, L-cystine (sic), the opines (in Agrobacterium) octopine and nopaline, etc.), with protein sequence MKLISRYTMMLLTFVVLLTTAVPVALASGTTDNSSSKKLVLGTSADFAPYEFHKVINGKDEIVGFDIEIAKEIAKDLGAELVIEDMGFDGLLPSLQSGRVDLVISGMTPTDERKKSIDFSDTYYKSKQVIMVRNADKDKYPTMAELENAKIGVQKGSIQETIGQSIPGAKLTALDKISDIVLQLQTKRIDAAIVEDTVAAGYLDDIIGLAAAVPDEEQAEAAIGIRKGNTELLAAVNGTLERLKSEDKINQMVTDASLLMADKVNKSQNIFQVFWEYKSFYATGVGYTLLLSALGVIFGVIIGLIICLFRLHDAAILRWIGTAYVEVIRGTPMLVQLMIIYYGFSLSFGINFTALQAGIITLSINSGAYLAEIFRAGIQGVDRGQLEAARSLGMGRGAAMRYIILPQAFKAVLPAIGNEFITIIKESSIISVIGMVDIMYQASVVKNITYQGLSPFLIAAAIYFVMTFILSKLLGRLERKLSASDRR encoded by the coding sequence TTGAAATTGATAAGTCGTTACACCATGATGCTGTTGACCTTTGTTGTTCTGCTGACGACTGCCGTTCCTGTGGCACTTGCAAGTGGAACTACAGATAATTCAAGCAGTAAAAAGCTGGTGCTCGGTACAAGTGCCGATTTTGCACCATATGAATTCCATAAAGTGATTAATGGCAAAGATGAAATCGTCGGTTTCGATATTGAGATCGCCAAAGAGATTGCCAAAGATCTTGGCGCTGAGCTTGTGATTGAGGATATGGGCTTCGACGGTCTTCTGCCTTCATTGCAGAGCGGGCGTGTTGATCTGGTAATTTCAGGTATGACGCCGACGGATGAGCGGAAGAAAAGTATCGATTTTTCCGACACCTATTATAAATCAAAACAAGTGATTATGGTTCGCAATGCGGATAAAGACAAATATCCAACCATGGCAGAACTTGAAAATGCGAAAATTGGCGTTCAGAAAGGCTCCATTCAGGAAACGATCGGACAGAGTATTCCAGGAGCGAAACTTACTGCGCTGGATAAAATCTCGGATATCGTGCTTCAACTGCAAACAAAACGCATTGACGCGGCAATCGTTGAAGATACTGTTGCTGCAGGTTATCTGGACGATATCATTGGACTTGCTGCTGCTGTTCCGGACGAAGAGCAAGCAGAAGCGGCAATCGGGATTCGTAAAGGAAATACCGAGCTGCTAGCTGCAGTAAATGGAACACTGGAACGATTGAAAAGTGAAGATAAAATCAATCAGATGGTGACGGACGCCAGCCTCTTGATGGCGGATAAAGTGAACAAATCACAAAATATTTTCCAAGTATTCTGGGAGTACAAAAGTTTCTATGCTACAGGTGTAGGATACACACTTCTGTTGTCTGCACTTGGCGTTATCTTCGGGGTAATTATTGGATTGATCATCTGTTTGTTCCGTCTACATGACGCTGCAATCTTGCGCTGGATCGGTACGGCTTACGTTGAAGTGATCCGTGGCACACCGATGCTGGTACAATTGATGATTATTTATTATGGTTTTTCCCTGAGCTTTGGCATTAACTTCACTGCACTTCAGGCAGGTATCATTACACTTTCAATCAATAGTGGTGCCTATCTGGCGGAGATTTTCCGTGCAGGTATCCAAGGTGTGGATCGTGGTCAGTTGGAGGCAGCGCGTTCCCTCGGAATGGGCAGAGGTGCAGCAATGCGTTACATTATATTGCCACAAGCCTTCAAAGCTGTATTACCAGCGATCGGTAATGAATTTATAACTATTATCAAAGAATCCTCTATTATCTCCGTTATCGGTATGGTGGATATTATGTATCAGGCAAGTGTAGTCAAAAACATTACGTACCAAGGTTTGAGTCCATTTTTGATTGCAGCAGCCATCTACTTTGTAATGACGTTCATTTTGTCCAAGCTGCTGGGACGACTGGAAAGGAAGTTGAGTGCAAGTGATAGACGTTAG
- a CDS encoding alpha-glycosidase: MLLEAMYHVPRDKWAYAYDSSTIHLRVRTKRNDVQYVTALTGDKYNWNGTYKEIQLEKAAADSMFDYWEAAVKPQFKRLTYIFRITAGSEDVFLADNGIHYEAPYPTGGYYEFSYIHEIDVFKVPEWAKEAVFYQIMTERFANGDPKLNPQGTHDWGGKPELDNYFGGDLQGVLDHLHDLTELGVNAIYFTPLFQANSYHKYDTIDYEKVDPHFGDNAMLKQVTEECHRLGIRVMLDAVFNHCSEDFPPFQDVLRHGKNSTYADWFHINEYPVQIKDGIPTYDTFGFYGNMPKFNTANPEVKAYLLDVAEYWIKEIKLDGWRLDVANEVDNHFWRDFRKVVKAANPEAYIVGEVWSDSLTWLMGDQFDSVMNYPFADKVLQFFCGSMDGYHFANEMGSLVMRYPQQTNEVIFNMLCSHDTPRLLTRLGEDKRRLKLSVVFLFTYIGTPCIFYGDEVGISGDADPDCRKCMEWDQDKQDRELYDFYRLMIDLRKSNEALRKGRFRFLKADHNDPCIVYERVDDNLHFTVWMNNTPQDRTLSHPMETKDWKDALTEEPVSPTNGLMNIKLDPYGYRILYRQLDPATIHFNHSVQA, from the coding sequence ATGCTACTCGAAGCCATGTATCATGTTCCTCGTGACAAGTGGGCCTATGCTTATGATTCGTCTACCATACATCTACGCGTTCGAACCAAGCGAAATGATGTTCAATACGTGACTGCACTGACCGGAGATAAGTACAATTGGAATGGAACTTACAAGGAAATTCAACTGGAGAAGGCTGCTGCCGATAGCATGTTTGATTATTGGGAGGCTGCGGTCAAACCTCAATTCAAACGTCTCACTTATATATTTCGGATAACCGCCGGTTCGGAAGATGTTTTCCTCGCGGATAACGGCATTCATTATGAGGCCCCCTATCCAACCGGAGGATATTATGAGTTCTCTTATATACATGAGATCGATGTGTTTAAGGTGCCCGAGTGGGCCAAAGAAGCTGTCTTTTATCAGATCATGACCGAACGGTTTGCCAATGGAGATCCCAAGCTGAATCCGCAAGGAACCCATGACTGGGGTGGCAAACCTGAGCTGGACAATTATTTTGGTGGAGATCTGCAAGGTGTGCTGGATCATCTGCATGACTTGACTGAACTTGGCGTGAACGCCATTTACTTTACCCCGTTATTTCAGGCCAATTCCTACCACAAGTACGACACCATTGACTATGAAAAAGTCGACCCCCATTTCGGTGATAACGCCATGCTCAAACAAGTGACAGAAGAATGCCATCGCCTGGGTATCCGTGTCATGTTGGACGCGGTGTTTAACCACTGCAGCGAAGACTTCCCTCCTTTTCAAGACGTACTCAGACATGGAAAAAACTCAACGTATGCCGATTGGTTCCACATCAATGAATATCCGGTTCAGATCAAGGACGGTATACCTACCTACGATACATTTGGTTTCTATGGCAACATGCCCAAGTTCAATACAGCCAACCCAGAGGTTAAGGCATATCTACTCGATGTGGCTGAGTATTGGATCAAGGAAATCAAGCTGGACGGCTGGCGGCTGGATGTAGCGAATGAAGTGGACAACCATTTCTGGCGTGATTTTCGCAAGGTTGTGAAGGCAGCGAATCCCGAAGCCTATATTGTTGGTGAAGTATGGAGCGATTCCTTGACCTGGCTTATGGGGGATCAATTTGATTCCGTCATGAATTATCCTTTTGCCGACAAAGTACTTCAGTTCTTCTGTGGATCAATGGATGGTTATCATTTTGCCAATGAGATGGGTTCATTGGTTATGCGATACCCACAACAAACGAATGAGGTCATCTTCAATATGCTGTGCAGCCATGATACCCCTCGCCTGCTCACCCGGTTAGGGGAAGACAAACGCCGATTAAAGTTATCGGTTGTATTTCTTTTCACCTATATCGGTACACCTTGTATCTTCTACGGCGACGAAGTTGGGATTAGTGGTGATGCTGACCCCGATTGTCGAAAATGCATGGAATGGGACCAGGACAAGCAAGACAGAGAACTTTATGATTTTTATCGTCTGATGATTGATTTACGCAAAAGCAATGAAGCCCTGCGCAAAGGACGCTTCCGTTTCCTCAAGGCTGATCACAATGACCCCTGTATCGTGTACGAGCGTGTGGATGACAACCTTCACTTTACCGTATGGATGAACAATACACCTCAAGATCGTACGCTCTCACATCCCATGGAAACGAAAGACTGGAAGGATGCATTAACTGAAGAGCCTGTATCCCCAACCAATGGATTAATGAATATTAAGCTCGACCCCTATGGGTACCGCATTTTGTACAGACAGCTTGATCCAGCAACGATCCATTTTAATCATTCAGTCCAAGCATAA